Proteins co-encoded in one Bacteroidia bacterium genomic window:
- a CDS encoding phosphate ABC transporter substrate-binding protein, translated as MKARAILIYHLIVLSLFSFAQKTTIKIVGSEIMRPFMQKLADVYMKKNPKVKIVIDGGHTNVGILQLYAGTDIDLVMSSRALREYELIQLNLRNGFPPYQIPIAMSCLAFFVHPSNPVKALSFEDLIRIYADEAPNWKEFGGLDVPIKPYSLSSYRGTFLYFKKNILDGRRLGNNVIEVDSTDLMIPDIVKNPSAIGYGSPDYAKNKPVKICPIKIHKDSTAYLPTYENAVNGYYPATRNLFLICKEQPTGVVRDFIQWTLTPEAQRMLLEFGVFPIRPID; from the coding sequence ATGAAGGCAAGAGCAATTTTAATCTACCATTTAATTGTATTATCCCTATTCAGTTTTGCCCAGAAGACCACTATTAAAATTGTAGGGTCAGAAATCATGCGCCCTTTTATGCAGAAATTAGCCGACGTATACATGAAAAAAAATCCCAAAGTTAAGATTGTGATTGACGGTGGACATACCAATGTAGGGATATTGCAACTCTATGCAGGTACAGATATTGATTTGGTCATGTCTTCTCGGGCACTTAGGGAGTATGAGCTTATACAGCTCAATTTACGTAATGGCTTTCCGCCCTATCAAATTCCCATAGCTATGTCTTGTTTAGCTTTTTTTGTGCATCCGAGTAATCCTGTAAAAGCACTTTCATTTGAGGATTTAATTAGAATTTACGCGGACGAAGCGCCAAATTGGAAAGAGTTCGGAGGACTAGATGTTCCGATAAAACCTTACTCTCTTTCTTCTTACAGGGGTACGTTCTTATATTTTAAGAAAAACATTTTAGATGGCAGGCGATTGGGTAACAATGTTATAGAAGTAGACAGTACTGATTTAATGATACCTGATATTGTTAAAAATCCTTCTGCTATTGGGTATGGCTCTCCTGATTATGCCAAAAATAAACCTGTCAAAATTTGTCCTATTAAAATTCACAAAGATTCTACAGCATACCTACCTACATACGAAAATGCTGTAAATGGATATTATCCTGCTACACGAAATTTGTTTTTAATATGCAAAGAGCAGCCTACGGGAGTAGTTCGTGATTTTATACAGTGGACTTTAACACCTGAAGCACAGCGCATGCTATTAGAGTTCGGTGTTTTTCCCATACGCCCAATAGACTAA
- a CDS encoding ATP-binding protein, whose amino-acid sequence MQNTFKFQFPTDIETLGVVERFIEDTQHLWNISEEAYGNIMVAVSEAINNAIFHGNKLDKSKHIYFEVHHDQQTLTFKISDEGNGFDPDSLPDPTSPERILEPGGRGVFLMKALADKVEFLDNGKTVILTFELKKEVFL is encoded by the coding sequence ATGCAAAACACCTTTAAGTTTCAATTTCCCACTGATATAGAAACACTTGGCGTTGTAGAAAGATTTATTGAAGACACCCAACATTTGTGGAACATTTCAGAAGAAGCTTATGGTAACATTATGGTAGCTGTAAGCGAAGCCATCAACAATGCTATTTTTCATGGAAATAAATTAGATAAATCTAAACACATTTACTTTGAAGTACATCATGACCAACAAACCTTAACCTTCAAAATCTCTGATGAAGGCAACGGCTTTGACCCTGATAGTTTACCTGACCCAACTTCCCCTGAACGTATTTTAGAACCTGGCGGAAGAGGCGTTTTTTTAATGAAAGCTTTGGCAGATAAAGTCGAGTTTTTAGACAATGGCAAAACAGTAATTCTAACTTTTGAATTAAAAAAAG